In Vibrio sp. 10N, the following proteins share a genomic window:
- a CDS encoding flagellin, translating to MAVSTVEVRPHSIKLTGQGTTSIAPSQASDTTTTSLSKHLLKPQAEISSAYSLSGVLLTQGQQHATSVQIATKALQGVGKELTQVKKQLTQALSHGSTPQMTEKLSRSKQVIEATLNQARFDGKRVVDNELHLKLDTADVRRFSIPGLNVHRMSERAEQVRLDFPSGGSVMLQFDGQSDGQRTVKQLDRSVIPMGMRASLANDGSIVFEVHESAYAAMQQQVRVTGEGHRFPAGQANTFSIQAEPDGMAELKFDLGSRDGIKQSIAKVNQHLKQAQTSLSEARQFQSQLDTQMTRIQNQSKLPSEQQVNETLSGFSQLSQDFTTTFQALNAQANVRRHTVVALLK from the coding sequence ATGGCAGTAAGTACGGTTGAAGTTAGACCGCATAGTATTAAGCTCACAGGGCAGGGAACAACGAGTATTGCTCCCTCGCAAGCCTCTGATACCACGACAACTTCGCTCTCCAAACACCTTCTCAAGCCACAAGCGGAAATCTCTTCCGCTTATTCGTTATCTGGTGTGTTGCTGACACAAGGGCAGCAACACGCCACATCGGTGCAAATTGCCACGAAAGCGCTGCAAGGCGTGGGTAAAGAGCTGACACAAGTGAAAAAGCAGCTTACTCAAGCGCTATCGCACGGCTCTACCCCACAAATGACCGAGAAACTGTCGCGCTCAAAACAAGTGATTGAAGCAACCCTAAATCAGGCGCGTTTTGATGGTAAACGTGTGGTCGATAATGAACTGCATCTAAAGCTCGATACGGCAGATGTGCGACGTTTTTCGATTCCTGGTCTTAATGTGCACCGCATGAGCGAGCGTGCAGAGCAAGTTCGTTTGGATTTTCCGAGCGGCGGTTCGGTGATGCTGCAATTTGATGGTCAGTCCGACGGCCAGCGCACGGTTAAACAGCTCGACCGCAGTGTGATTCCTATGGGTATGCGCGCGTCACTCGCCAACGATGGCAGCATTGTATTTGAAGTGCACGAGTCAGCCTACGCTGCGATGCAGCAGCAAGTTCGAGTCACTGGCGAAGGCCATCGCTTCCCAGCAGGACAAGCCAACACCTTCTCGATTCAAGCTGAGCCAGATGGCATGGCGGAACTTAAATTTGACCTAGGCTCTCGCGATGGCATCAAACAATCCATCGCCAAGGTGAACCAACACCTAAAACAGGCACAAACCAGCCTAAGCGAAGCAAGGCAATTCCAATCCCAACTCGATACGCAAATGACGCGTATTCAGAACCAATCCAAGCTCCCTTCCGAGCAGCAAGTCAACGAAACACTCTCTGGCTTTAGCCAACTTTCACAAGATTTCACGACGACATTTCAGGCGCTCAATGCGCAAGCGAATGTTAGGCGCCATACGGTTGTGGCGTTGCTGAAATAA
- the flgH gene encoding flagellar basal body L-ring protein FlgH has protein sequence MKWFSRRLIEKGIVALTVLLLAGCAARPEFVPPEPDEQKYAPPELNYALPEATNGSLYRHQYNLTLFQDRRAYRVGDVLTILLVEETQSSKKADTKFGKSSNVDFGASNLGGTTINETAVGISGSRAFDGSAASSQGNRLEGAITVTVHEVMPNGVLKVSGEKWIRLNQGDEFIRVTGIVRVDDVDRYNQVFSHRIGDARITYSGRGALADSNSAGWLTQFFTSPWMPF, from the coding sequence ATGAAATGGTTTTCGCGACGCCTAATAGAAAAAGGCATAGTGGCACTGACGGTGCTGCTGCTCGCTGGATGTGCAGCCAGACCTGAGTTTGTGCCGCCCGAGCCAGATGAGCAGAAGTACGCGCCGCCAGAGCTAAACTACGCGCTGCCAGAGGCAACCAATGGCAGTTTGTACCGTCATCAATACAACCTCACGTTATTTCAAGATCGCCGAGCCTATCGTGTCGGCGACGTGCTGACCATTTTGCTGGTGGAAGAAACCCAATCGAGCAAAAAAGCCGATACCAAGTTTGGTAAGTCATCGAATGTGGATTTCGGGGCGTCCAACTTAGGGGGAACCACTATCAATGAGACGGCCGTTGGCATCAGTGGCAGTCGTGCGTTTGATGGCAGTGCAGCGAGCTCTCAAGGTAACAGGCTGGAAGGTGCTATTACGGTCACGGTTCATGAAGTGATGCCAAACGGCGTACTCAAAGTCAGCGGTGAAAAGTGGATCCGCCTCAATCAAGGGGATGAGTTTATCCGCGTCACCGGTATCGTCCGCGTTGACGATGTTGACCGTTATAACCAAGTCTTTTCTCACCGTATCGGTGATGCCCGCATTACTTACTCAGGGCGTGGCGCTTTAGCAGATAGCAACTCAGCGGGTTGGCTAACGCAATTCTTCACTAGCCCATGGATGCCATTCTAA
- the motA gene encoding flagellar motor stator protein MotA, with amino-acid sequence MQKFTGAIIILMCVFGGYVWAGGSLMAIWQPAEMLIIIGATIGSLIIGNPPQVLKEMRSQLRGIISPPKDEREFYMELMALLQVLLETVRSGGFKALDKHIENPEQSDIFARYPRVSRDYRLVSFITDNLRLMAMGQMSPHELEGLLEQEIEAIEADYMQPARSMQRTAEAMPGFGILAAVGGIIITMSAIDGSIAMIGYHVAAALVGTFIGIFGCYCCLDPASNAMAQRVKRNMSAFDCTRATLVAYVAKKPTLLAIDAGRKHIQLDIKPTFNQMEVWLAEQEG; translated from the coding sequence ATGCAAAAGTTTACTGGCGCAATCATCATTTTGATGTGTGTCTTCGGCGGTTACGTCTGGGCCGGGGGCAGTCTGATGGCCATTTGGCAGCCGGCGGAAATGCTGATCATCATCGGTGCCACCATCGGTTCCCTTATTATAGGTAACCCACCTCAAGTGCTTAAAGAGATGCGCAGTCAGCTGCGAGGCATCATCTCCCCTCCTAAAGATGAGCGCGAGTTCTACATGGAACTGATGGCGCTGCTACAAGTCTTGCTAGAAACCGTGCGCAGTGGTGGCTTTAAGGCGCTGGATAAGCACATCGAAAACCCAGAGCAGAGCGATATTTTTGCGCGTTATCCGCGTGTAAGTCGTGATTATCGCTTAGTTTCTTTCATTACCGACAATTTACGTTTAATGGCAATGGGACAAATGTCGCCTCATGAGTTAGAGGGACTACTAGAGCAAGAGATTGAAGCGATTGAGGCTGACTATATGCAGCCTGCTCGCTCCATGCAGCGCACCGCAGAAGCCATGCCTGGCTTTGGTATTTTAGCGGCCGTAGGCGGCATCATCATCACCATGTCCGCTATTGATGGTTCGATTGCCATGATTGGCTATCACGTTGCCGCTGCTCTAGTAGGCACATTTATCGGTATTTTCGGCTGTTACTGCTGCCTAGACCCAGCAAGTAACGCCATGGCACAACGCGTTAAACGCAATATGTCCGCTTTCGATTGTACTCGCGCCACCTTAGTGGCCTACGTCGCGAAGAAGCCGACACTATTGGCGATTGACGCTGGCCGCAAGCACATTCAGCTAGACATTAAACCGACCTTTAACCAAATGGAGGTGTGGCTCGCTGAACAGGAGGGATAA
- a CDS encoding flagellar motor protein MotB — MQKHEQVVFKRASRSHHHVSHGGAWKVAFADFMIALMALFLVLWVMQVVDKEERKAIVAHLQMASVFDQGSGNLFDTAKSISPIDLTTDSSVVSRHDSVHSVSSFFQGDREGPESDSLIDGTFDTQERLAALAEVINDMVRQINAQGNVDVTVTPQGLRIVLQDDYKQNMFGRGGSTLTPFFEDLLLALAPVFERVENPMIISGHTDATQYRKTFSSKSNWELSSSRANVARQTLAAGGMPEQRVLQVTGMSDRALLNHSDPSSSENRRIELFILTTPAAEVINTLFGQSPNNESKNELEKARDKAKFNQPVFRTDTIRFDSDSASNATTKVQAL, encoded by the coding sequence ATGCAAAAACATGAGCAAGTAGTCTTCAAACGCGCCAGTCGCAGTCATCATCATGTGTCTCATGGCGGTGCATGGAAGGTAGCGTTTGCTGACTTTATGATTGCCTTGATGGCGTTATTCCTCGTCCTTTGGGTCATGCAGGTGGTCGACAAAGAAGAGCGCAAAGCGATTGTCGCCCATTTGCAAATGGCCAGTGTCTTTGACCAAGGCAGCGGCAACTTGTTCGACACTGCAAAAAGCATTTCTCCCATCGACCTGACCACGGACTCATCTGTGGTCAGTCGCCACGATTCTGTGCACTCAGTGAGCTCGTTTTTCCAAGGCGATCGTGAAGGACCGGAATCGGATTCACTTATCGACGGTACCTTCGACACCCAAGAGCGCCTAGCCGCTCTCGCTGAAGTCATCAATGACATGGTGCGCCAAATCAACGCTCAAGGAAATGTCGATGTTACCGTTACCCCTCAAGGGCTGCGCATCGTGCTGCAAGATGACTACAAACAGAACATGTTTGGTCGCGGTGGCTCAACCTTAACACCGTTCTTTGAAGACTTGCTGCTGGCTTTAGCACCTGTCTTTGAGCGGGTAGAAAACCCGATGATCATCAGTGGTCATACCGATGCGACTCAGTATCGTAAAACCTTCTCCAGCAAATCTAACTGGGAACTTTCTTCATCTCGTGCCAATGTCGCCAGACAAACTCTCGCTGCAGGCGGTATGCCGGAGCAGCGTGTATTGCAAGTTACCGGTATGTCCGATCGCGCTTTACTGAATCACAGCGACCCTTCGTCGAGCGAAAACCGCCGCATCGAACTGTTTATCCTCACCACACCTGCGGCTGAGGTCATCAATACCTTGTTTGGTCAATCGCCCAACAATGAATCGAAAAATGAGCTAGAGAAGGCGCGCGACAAGGCCAAATTCAATCAGCCAGTGTTTCGAACCGATACCATTCGATTTGACTCGGACAGCGCTTCAAACGCCACCACCAAGGTGCAAGCACTGTAA
- the flgK gene encoding flagellar hook-associated protein FlgK, which translates to MSLINIALTGMNANRVALNVTAQNVANVNTPGYSRQQALTASVAGGKFDYTSPGMGVEVTSIRRVTDQFLVKQTWSTASEANYASGYMSAMSQLENMLGADGFSLSSGLDSLFASLNDATTKPESTPLRQQVINESEALARRFNTLTESLHNQHKDVHDQRNAAISHANSVMANIAQVNKQIVEMQGTGGNTSQLMDTRDALIGELSTVMAVKTTDQPDGSVQISLASGQPLVMGSDASVIKAIPDPSDPYLADLHIEFGNQTFSAKGGIGGKIGALHDYQVDVLKPNQQAIDDMARSVADEFNAVLATGIDLNGNPGTPLFTYDPANPAASLDITAIKADELAFSSDGNPGNSDNLKDLIDISNKPVTISGYGSVTLNDAFTAMVGDTAIKARQAESDYQAKQAMSEQAIAARDNVSAVNSDEEAANLMTFANAHNANMKVISTANQLFDSVLQLF; encoded by the coding sequence ATGAGTCTTATTAATATCGCCCTGACCGGGATGAACGCCAATCGAGTGGCGTTAAATGTCACCGCGCAAAACGTGGCCAACGTGAACACCCCAGGATACAGCCGCCAACAAGCTCTTACGGCATCGGTAGCTGGGGGGAAATTCGATTACACGTCACCTGGCATGGGGGTGGAAGTCACCAGTATTCGCCGCGTGACCGATCAGTTTTTAGTCAAACAAACTTGGTCAACCGCCAGTGAAGCCAATTACGCGTCTGGTTATATGTCGGCCATGAGCCAGTTAGAAAACATGCTGGGTGCCGATGGTTTTAGTTTGTCATCTGGGCTTGATAGCCTGTTTGCCTCGCTCAACGATGCGACCACGAAACCAGAGTCAACGCCACTGCGCCAACAAGTGATTAATGAATCGGAAGCCCTTGCTCGACGCTTCAATACGCTCACCGAATCGCTGCATAATCAACATAAAGATGTACACGACCAGCGTAATGCCGCCATCTCCCACGCGAATAGCGTGATGGCCAATATCGCGCAAGTGAATAAACAGATCGTTGAAATGCAAGGCACCGGCGGCAACACTTCACAGTTGATGGATACGCGTGATGCTTTGATTGGTGAGCTGTCTACTGTGATGGCGGTGAAAACCACCGATCAACCGGATGGCAGCGTACAAATTTCTTTAGCGTCAGGGCAACCTCTGGTGATGGGCTCTGATGCCAGTGTGATCAAAGCGATTCCTGATCCAAGTGACCCCTACCTTGCGGACTTACACATTGAATTTGGTAATCAAACTTTCTCTGCAAAAGGTGGCATCGGCGGCAAGATAGGTGCGCTGCACGACTATCAAGTGGATGTGTTGAAGCCAAATCAACAAGCGATTGATGATATGGCACGTAGTGTGGCCGATGAGTTTAACGCGGTATTAGCTACTGGTATCGACCTCAATGGTAACCCGGGCACACCACTGTTTACCTATGACCCAGCAAATCCTGCGGCGAGTTTGGATATCACGGCCATTAAGGCCGATGAGCTGGCCTTTTCTAGTGATGGTAACCCAGGCAACAGCGACAATCTCAAGGACCTGATTGATATCAGCAATAAGCCTGTGACTATCAGTGGTTATGGGTCAGTAACGCTCAATGATGCGTTTACCGCTATGGTGGGTGATACCGCCATTAAAGCCAGACAGGCTGAGTCTGATTATCAGGCCAAGCAGGCGATGTCTGAGCAAGCGATCGCTGCGCGCGATAATGTCAGTGCGGTCAACAGCGACGAAGAGGCGGCGAATCTTATGACGTTTGCCAATGCACACAATGCCAATATGAAAGTGATCAGTACAGCGAATCAACTGTTTGATTCGGTATTGCAGCTATTTTAA
- a CDS encoding flagellar basal body P-ring protein FlgI — translation MPAAQAEVEIPIMDLVDVQGVRSNQLVGYGLVVGLDGQGDRNQVKFTAQSITNMLRQFGVQIGDDANPKLRNVASVSVTASVDPMAGPGQMLDIVVSSIGDAKSLRGGTLLLTPLRGVDGEVYAVAQGNVVVGGVSAEGRSGSKIAVNTPTAGRVPNGATLEREIPSDFNTRPQITLNLRKASFTTAKNIAREINSTFGPDVAIAVNKVRVDMRAPKDTQQRVTMMSMLEEMSVVEGRKPARIVFNSRTGTVVVGKNVKVTEAAVSHGNLTVAISESQRVSQPNAFADGDTVVVDQTKIDINEDQAQMVIWPEGTELNTIVNAVNSLGATPTDLMSILQALHEAGALNAELVVI, via the coding sequence ATGCCAGCAGCACAGGCGGAAGTGGAAATTCCAATTATGGATTTGGTTGACGTACAGGGTGTGCGTAGCAACCAACTTGTCGGTTATGGTTTGGTAGTTGGCCTCGATGGTCAAGGTGACCGTAACCAAGTGAAATTTACCGCTCAATCGATTACCAACATGTTGCGTCAATTTGGGGTACAGATCGGCGACGATGCCAACCCAAAACTGCGTAACGTTGCCTCGGTCAGTGTGACGGCGTCGGTCGACCCGATGGCCGGTCCCGGCCAAATGCTGGACATTGTGGTCTCGTCGATTGGTGATGCGAAAAGTCTGCGTGGCGGCACGTTATTGTTAACGCCACTGCGCGGTGTCGATGGTGAAGTGTACGCCGTGGCTCAAGGTAATGTGGTTGTTGGCGGTGTGTCTGCGGAAGGTCGCAGCGGCTCTAAGATTGCCGTGAATACCCCAACCGCTGGCCGCGTGCCAAATGGCGCAACGCTGGAGCGCGAAATTCCATCCGACTTTAATACTCGTCCGCAAATCACGTTAAACCTGCGCAAAGCAAGTTTTACAACCGCCAAGAACATCGCTCGTGAAATCAACAGCACTTTTGGTCCCGATGTGGCGATTGCGGTCAACAAGGTGCGTGTTGATATGCGCGCACCGAAAGATACTCAGCAGCGCGTGACTATGATGTCGATGCTAGAAGAGATGAGCGTGGTCGAAGGCCGCAAGCCAGCGCGCATTGTGTTCAACTCGCGTACCGGCACTGTAGTGGTGGGAAAAAATGTCAAAGTCACCGAGGCTGCGGTCAGTCACGGCAATTTGACGGTCGCGATCAGCGAGTCGCAGCGCGTCAGTCAGCCTAATGCTTTTGCCGATGGTGATACCGTAGTGGTAGACCAAACGAAAATCGATATCAATGAAGATCAGGCACAAATGGTGATTTGGCCGGAAGGCACTGAGCTGAATACCATCGTCAACGCGGTGAACAGCTTAGGTGCGACACCGACAGACTTGATGTCAATTCTGCAAGCGCTGCACGAAGCGGGCGCGCTCAATGCTGAGCTGGTTGTGATATAG
- a CDS encoding FliA/WhiG family RNA polymerase sigma factor → MLDMNHSDSYGVAEDVTSSATRIDENRLLSQHQILVKRVVNQLRNHATTHCSIEDMQQIGLIGLLEAGRRYGNIDDPNFPAFAVCRIRGSILDELRRLDWRSRKTRQEAHELNDVTRDLTKRLRRTPTEQEIIKALGTTQQDYHTRLNATMAAEMQSLDQLIESGLEGAVESGCDGMNHEHIRRSLEKALSQLPKREQLLLTLFYQHDLNLHEIALVLELTPPRICQLHKQALKQLNQLLSS, encoded by the coding sequence ATGCTGGATATGAATCACTCAGACAGCTACGGCGTCGCCGAAGATGTCACATCAAGCGCTACGCGCATCGATGAGAATCGCCTGCTTAGCCAACATCAAATATTGGTCAAGCGGGTGGTTAATCAGTTGCGCAACCATGCCACAACCCATTGCAGCATCGAAGACATGCAGCAAATCGGCCTGATTGGCCTACTTGAGGCTGGTCGCCGCTATGGCAACATCGATGACCCTAACTTTCCGGCGTTTGCCGTATGCCGCATTCGCGGCTCTATTTTGGATGAGCTGCGCCGACTTGACTGGCGTTCACGCAAAACTCGTCAAGAGGCCCATGAGCTCAATGATGTGACGCGTGATTTAACCAAGCGCCTGCGCCGCACGCCCACCGAACAAGAGATCATCAAAGCCCTCGGCACCACACAGCAGGATTATCATACCCGGCTTAATGCGACCATGGCCGCAGAAATGCAAAGCCTAGATCAGTTGATTGAAAGCGGCCTTGAGGGTGCTGTCGAGTCTGGTTGCGATGGCATGAACCACGAACATATCCGCCGCAGTCTTGAGAAGGCACTTAGCCAACTCCCCAAACGCGAACAGCTACTGCTGACGCTGTTCTACCAACACGATTTGAACTTACACGAGATTGCTCTGGTGCTAGAGCTGACCCCACCACGGATTTGTCAGCTGCACAAGCAAGCACTCAAGCAACTCAACCAATTACTGTCTTCTTAG
- a CDS encoding flagellar basal body-associated FliL family protein, with amino-acid sequence MNKKQFLSLFATCVVTSALVSGGTVAGAMWYLNSSTTVSDGQFSFLESQPDASTEPKFHALDNVIVSVRGKKQTHFVMLELALETRHIERFEFANDYMPKVRHAMLNLFSQKRYEDLHGADALEQLQREVKASVMTAYADTHLNRDIDDVLLTKFVIQ; translated from the coding sequence ATGAATAAAAAACAGTTTCTTTCACTCTTTGCCACTTGCGTTGTGACCAGTGCTCTCGTCTCTGGTGGCACGGTTGCGGGGGCAATGTGGTACCTCAACTCATCTACAACGGTCAGTGATGGTCAGTTTTCATTTTTAGAGTCTCAGCCTGACGCAAGCACTGAGCCGAAGTTTCACGCTCTCGACAATGTGATTGTTAGCGTGCGCGGCAAAAAGCAAACCCACTTTGTGATGCTAGAGCTGGCGCTGGAAACGCGTCATATCGAACGCTTTGAGTTTGCCAACGACTACATGCCAAAGGTCAGACACGCGATGCTCAATCTGTTCAGCCAAAAACGTTATGAAGATCTGCATGGCGCAGACGCCTTAGAGCAGCTTCAGCGGGAGGTGAAAGCCTCGGTGATGACGGCCTACGCCGATACCCACTTAAACCGAGATATTGACGATGTTCTGCTGACGAAATTTGTTATTCAGTAG
- the flgL gene encoding flagellar hook-associated protein FlgL, which yields MRISDTQFSQMMLQSLQINNAGLGKVMQQMATGDRLTKLSDDPMASIQLLNLDREGAAINQYQRNIANVKTTLSSQEVHLDSVNESLKSMRELVLWGANGTLTDEDRLGMISELESLRDSVQSSFNSQDEEGHYLFSGTKTDTPAISDAGGGVYSLDGNSDKRVVTVAKGVTMESNTTAQDILDLGGGDNVLNQIDRLIVEFKNPSPNFQTEVGASLDAIDNTLGNVLGAMTEMGGRHNNLDLMDGAHSENKLFVDKVTSDVSALDYGEASVRLSNYMAALQATQASYMKINDLSLFDRI from the coding sequence ATGAGGATCAGTGATACTCAATTTAGCCAAATGATGCTGCAAAGCCTGCAAATCAATAATGCAGGTTTGGGCAAAGTGATGCAGCAAATGGCAACGGGCGATCGGCTCACTAAGCTGTCAGACGATCCGATGGCATCGATTCAGTTGCTTAACCTTGATAGAGAAGGGGCGGCAATTAATCAGTATCAACGTAACATCGCCAACGTCAAAACCACACTATCGAGCCAAGAAGTTCACCTAGACTCGGTCAATGAGAGTCTAAAAAGTATGCGTGAGCTGGTGCTTTGGGGGGCGAACGGTACGCTTACCGATGAAGACCGTTTAGGCATGATTTCTGAGTTAGAGAGCTTGCGCGACTCGGTTCAGTCATCATTCAACTCTCAAGATGAAGAGGGTCATTACCTTTTCTCCGGGACTAAAACCGATACCCCAGCGATTTCAGATGCGGGAGGCGGTGTATATTCGTTGGATGGCAATAGCGATAAGCGTGTTGTGACCGTCGCTAAAGGCGTAACCATGGAGTCCAATACCACGGCGCAAGACATCTTAGACTTAGGTGGCGGCGATAATGTATTGAATCAAATCGACCGATTGATCGTGGAATTTAAGAACCCGAGTCCAAATTTTCAAACCGAAGTTGGTGCTAGCCTGGATGCCATTGATAATACCTTGGGCAATGTGCTCGGTGCGATGACGGAAATGGGTGGCCGCCACAACAATTTAGATTTGATGGATGGTGCACACAGTGAGAACAAGCTGTTTGTCGACAAGGTGACCAGCGATGTCTCTGCGCTCGATTACGGCGAAGCGTCGGTGCGGCTCAGCAATTACATGGCAGCGCTGCAAGCAACGCAAGCCAGCTATATGAAAATTAATGATTTATCTCTATTCGACCGCATTTAG
- a CDS encoding rod-binding protein has translation MKIDAMNDTTRVNSMLYHDNAALTNIKHSNDSPEALKEVAGQFEAMFLQMVLRQMRSSSDALADEDSPFASQQHGVFRDMHDGQLSIELAKKQNSGIADMLVKQLGPAQPNQSNREVQFDAARVQTLSAANDLEAKSQTHTASVTNGVSTVNEANDAAAFNHQSPSEAAMTMAFSQPLMKITER, from the coding sequence ATGAAAATCGATGCCATGAACGATACGACTCGCGTCAACAGCATGCTTTATCATGACAATGCGGCGCTGACTAACATCAAACACAGTAACGACAGCCCAGAGGCATTAAAAGAAGTCGCAGGGCAGTTTGAAGCGATGTTCTTGCAAATGGTGCTCAGACAAATGCGCAGCAGTAGCGACGCATTGGCTGATGAAGACAGTCCATTTGCCTCGCAGCAGCACGGTGTATTCCGTGATATGCACGACGGACAGCTGTCGATTGAACTGGCCAAGAAGCAGAACTCTGGGATCGCTGACATGTTGGTGAAACAGCTCGGTCCGGCACAACCTAATCAGTCGAATCGCGAAGTGCAGTTTGATGCCGCGCGCGTGCAAACCTTATCAGCGGCGAACGATTTGGAAGCCAAATCACAAACTCATACGGCGTCTGTCACAAATGGCGTTTCAACGGTTAATGAAGCGAATGACGCTGCCGCCTTTAATCATCAGTCGCCTAGTGAGGCAGCCATGACCATGGCCTTTTCTCAGCCTCTTATGAAAATCACGGAGCGTTAA